A part of Saccopteryx bilineata isolate mSacBil1 chromosome 12, mSacBil1_pri_phased_curated, whole genome shotgun sequence genomic DNA contains:
- the LOC136316470 gene encoding collagen alpha-2(I) chain-like, whose amino-acid sequence MPSAAAPRAPTPLPVSRRSETGAVTRPKSDGASGPITRRSGALGGGDEAGRGPRGAGSLREAQPLGGPARGREVAGPRGVRRTAAVVGSEVRPGRRPGTRDRGRASMSGSSFRAGLGDSVNAP is encoded by the exons ATGCCCTCCGCCGCGGCCCCGCGAGCACCAACACCACTGCCGGTCTCCAGGCGGTCGGAAACGGGGGCGGTTACGCGGCCCAAGAGTGACGGCGCGTCCGGGCCAATCACACGCCGCTCAGGGGCCCTCGGGGGCGGGGACGAGGCGGGGAGGGGGCCGCGCGGGGCGGGGAGTTTACGGGAAGCGCAGCCTCTGGGGGGCCCGGCCCGGGGCCGCGAGGTCGCGGGTCCCCGAGGCGTGAGGCGGACAGCAGCTGTGGTGGGGAGCGAGGTCCGACCCGGGCGGAGGCCCGGGACGCGGGACCGCGGGAGGGCCTCGATGTCAGGGAGTTCATTCCGCGCTGGCCTCGG GGATTCCGTAAATGCCCCGTAG